The proteins below are encoded in one region of Primulina huaijiensis isolate GDHJ02 unplaced genomic scaffold, ASM1229523v2 scaffold43111, whole genome shotgun sequence:
- the LOC140969939 gene encoding inositol-phosphate phosphatase-like: LWPHYLLFCSIFCHLFDLTSASKVIKHGFYLTKHVEHKGQVDLVTETDKKCEKLIFDHLKQHFPEHKFVGEETTAAYGATELTEEPTWIVDPLDGTTNFVHGFPFLCVSIGLTIGRIPMVGVVYNPIMDELFTAIHGKGAFLNGKAIKVSSQTELVKALLATEVGTKRDKATVDETTNRINSLLFKVRSLRMSGSCALNLCGIACGRLDLFYELGFGGPWDVAAGAVIVTEAGGLVFDPSGKDFDITSQRIAASNPLLKDGFIETLKQSE; the protein is encoded by the exons CTTTGGCCACACTATTTGTTGTTTTGCTCGATTTTTTGTCATCTATTTGATTTAACTTCTGCTTCTAAGGTCATTAAGCATGGGTTCTATCTGACTAAGCACGTTGAGCACAAGGGCCAG GTGGATTTAGTCACAGAAACTGATAAGAAATGCGAAAAACTGATTTTTGATCATCTCAAGCAACATTTCCCTGAACATAAG TTTGTTGGGGAAGAAACCACAGCTGCTTATGGTGCTACAGAATTGACTGAAGAACCCACTTGGATTGTTGATCCTTTGGATGGAACAACTAATTTTGTGCATGG gtttccatttctatgtgtTTCTATTGGATTAACAATTGGACGGATTCCAATGGTCGGGGTTGTCTACAATCCAATTATGGATGAG cTTTTTACGGCCATCCATGGTAAAGGTGCTTTCCTCAACGGGAAAGCCATAAAAG TATCTTCTCAAACCGAGCTTGTGAAGGCACTTCTTGCAACAGAG GTGGGAACAAAGCGTGACAAGGCTACTGTGGATGAGACCACAAATAGGATCAATAGCTTACTCTTCAAG GTTAGGTCCCTTCGGATGTCTGGATCTTGTGCATTAAATCTCTGTGGGATTGCATGTGGAAGGCTTGATCTGTTCTATGAACTTGGTTTTGGAGGCCCTTG GGATGTAGCGGCTGGTGCTGTTATCGTAACTGAAGCTGGAGGACTCGTGTTCGACCC TTCCGGTAAAGATTTTGACATCACGTCTCAACGTATAGCAGCCTCAAATCCTCTCCTGAAGGATGGATTTATCGAGACATTGAAACAATCAGAATGA